The sequence below is a genomic window from Macadamia integrifolia cultivar HAES 741 chromosome 1, SCU_Mint_v3, whole genome shotgun sequence.
TAAGAAGCCTGTCTAACCACACTGACATAGCCAATAGGAAACTTAAAATGTAAAAAGACACTTAAAGAAAACCCTCTACACTAGGTAAAGGTCTTtaacttaaattaaaaaaaaaaaaaaaaatgaagacaatTAACTAACTAATCCAGCCTCTACCCATATTATAAGCCCATTAGAGTagcccattacaatgaaaacacattggatcaaaggcccaacacaacATTACCTgacccaaagcttatttccaaTCAAATAAGCCTATTTAGGTGATTTTTATTGGTGTTAGGAAaagtatgtgttgggccttttaTCGGCATAGGAATAAGCATGTGTTCTTTTATATGGTACACCCCCACCtccaacaaaataaataaacagaaacaagcaaaaacaaaattacGAACTTACAGGTCATTACTTTAGTCTATAATGTATACGGAATAAATATATGACAGAAAAAAAGGAAGTGCCTACAAAAAAATCAGAACATCCAGAAAGCTCCAAGCTAGTTTCTGTTTCATGCAATAGCCTTCATTGGAAACCTGTAACAGGAACAGTTGGATACATTTCAGGAACTATCATGGATTGTAATAAATTGCAGTAATATAGATATATAGTTAGAGAAGAGCTACCCACGTACCCCAACATAAAGTACCTGTATATGCCACCCTCTCTTTGACAAAAGATCTGCATTTGATCACAATGGAACGCAGATTAGATTCTCCCATGAAGTTCATCAAATCACCTCATACCATAAGCTACCTAACCCAAATATTCAGGTTGCTATGATGGCCATTCTCTTGTCCACGTTACCAGGCATCAACCAACTAAATGGAAGAGAACCTTCTAGCGATTTTTCATTTCCTCGAGGAGCGGCCTCTTTTGAATTTCACACTTTGATATTGACCACACTGATAACCTACAACGTGATGCttcaatataaaaaatttgtgaaaacaataatattGGCAGCCCACATATATTCGTCATGGACATTGCCAGTTGATCCCATAAAGTTTCAAGAAATGAGAAGTAAACTCACAACCGACCTGCTATGCTGTTCTTCAAAACCACTTCCAAGTGCATCACACTTATACTCGGTATAAGGGTCTGATATATATTCACTATTAGTAGGGTTCCAAGAATTTTCAGTGTCGCTTATTGCTCTTCTATGTTAATTTTCTTCTCCATAGCTCCACTTAATCGAAATAACTCCAGCACAGTTAGTTGCACTCATTTCATTTACAGACATAGGAACTACAACTTATCTTCAGGTAAGGAATAAGATAAATTTGACTGCAAGCAACACTGAGATAGGCCCTCTTTATTCCATTTAACATCTCCACATGCACTAAGAACTATTGCTATGACGTAATCATCCACCAAAAGACCTTCTGCTTGCATCCTATGCATAAGCTTTAAAGCCTCCACACCGAGACCATTCCTTGCGTACCCAAGAATCATTGCCCTCCAGGAAACCAAATTCCTATCAGGCATGTTATAAAAAACTTTGGTAGCCTCTGAAATAGACCTGCATTTTGAATACATGTCAATTAGAGCACTACCCACGAAAACATTGGACAAAGCGTGGGTCTTGTTAACAGAGGAATGAATCCATTTCCCCTGCAGAATAGCTTCTAGTCTTGCACATGCTTTCAAAGCTGATGAATAAGTAAAAGGGTTCGGCTCCACACCTTCCCATAACATATTTTTAAAGAACTCCAGAGCCTCTAAGCCATGTCCAAGACGGGCACATCCGGATATTATTGCAGTCCATGAGACAACATCTCTTACAGtcatggattgaagaacttttgaagcataaaagtaCTCCCCACATCGGCAGTAAAACCATACAAGGGTGCTCCCTATGTAGATATTCCCATGCATGGAATTCCTCAAGACCTGTGCATGAACTTCTTTTCCTGTGGATAAGGAACTAATTGAGCCACATGCTCTAAGAATACTGATAACAGTCAAATTATTAGCAATTATATGGCGCCGTTTCATTAGGCAGAAGAGGCTTATGGCTTCCTTGCCATACCCATTAAGTGCATAGCCGGAAATCATTGAAGTCCACGTGACTgtgtttctctttctcattttatcaaacactctTCTGGAATCTAAAATTTCCCCACATTTTGCATACATACCCATTAGTGAAGTCCCTATATAAACATCATCCTTAAACATGTTCTTTACTATAGTTCCATGCAATTGTCTACCAAATTTTAATTCCCTCACCTCCCCACAAGCCTTTAGAACAGCACATACCGTAAACTCATTTGGGATTAGACCACCATCTTGCATCTTTGAGAACAACTTAAAGGCCTCCTTAGCACGTCCTTGTTGTGCACAAGCAGTGATCATAGCCGTCCAACAAACTACATCCCGTTCTAGCATCCGATCAAATGCTCGAAAAGCACCTGATAAATCACCGCACTGTGCATAGTAGTAAACGATGGCACTGTCTACAATCAAATTGTTCCAATTCCCTTTTAAAATGCAAGCATGAATTTGTGTCCCAAGCTCAAAATCTGATCTCCTGCGGCATAAATTCAATATACAAACATAAGTCTTACTGTTGGCTTTAACTCCATTTTTAATCAACTCACTAAATAAGAAAAGAACTTCATCATCTAAGCCATTTCTCAAATATCCACTAAGAATAGCAGTCCATGAGACAACGTTTCTCTCCAGCATTCTGTCAAACACCTTGCGAGCCTCCAATAACTTCCCAAATCTTGCATAAGCTGTTATCAAATTATTATCTACAAATGTTACAGAACTCTTTAAATATTTTGCAACGATCCCATGTACTGTTCTAACTTCTTTCACAGTATGGCACAACTGAAGCCAATAACCAAGCACGGCAGGATCAATAAATAGAGAATCAAATAAATCAGCATTGGGGTTTTCCCTAGAATTGGAAGAGCAAGGAAAAATCCATGATTGGGTTGAAAATATTGAATCTTTGCCTGAGTAAGAATGAGATTTAGcttcttttaagaagaataGCTGCTCCTTAGGATCCTTAATTGTGAGAAGATACTTAAGTATCCTAATCTCTTGTAGCATAAGCCTCTGAAGATTGCCTCGAGTAGTCATGCACAAGCGGTACAATATGTCTTTGACCTGCATGAGAATTTATAAATCATAATAACACTCATGAGAACTACGTCAACAATAATCACAAAAAGAATATAACGAACATGCAGGCAAATTAAGCAAAGCAATTCTCCAACATGAAGTTAAAAAGAACCTAATCATAATCTACTGGCATATGCTTCGCTGTTCTCTAAGGTGTTGAGAAACTCGAGACAAATAAAGGTAAAAGGAAATGGTTTCAGGGTCTAGGCATAGTACTTGATACGTTATTGAGTAGTACTAGGCAATAGATACCCAATAGATTAAACATATGCCAGTACTAATAACTAAGCAAGCTTAAAGAATAATATGAACCACTTTTGATCCTCACATGTATGGAAAGGATGGAATTGCTTAGATTCATGACCCATCCAGTTTGATCAATAACCCATTTaactggttttggtttaaaacaAGACCATTTTAAGGAATTACTTAACACTAAAGAAACAATCAACCACAATATACTAAACTGTTTTGGTCTTAAAATGAAACGACATGGTACATTTTATAGGTTAataaaattatgagaaatttaccgcaccaccccctggagaatgccacaattataagaccacaccctctgtttcaccaaattatcatcagaccccctaccatcagtcactgttaaggaatataccataTTTGTTGATGTCtgcaactatattttattttaaatactgaAATACCCATATGAAATACgaagtaccaaaaatacccttgcaataagttaatatttctttcacccaaatcGTAATTGTTGGACCCCATTCTAAGACTTAATTCACATTTCTCCCAAATTGTAATTGTTGGACCACCGGTGATTGTTCAGAGCAGCGGTAGTGGCTTCGGTGACGGACGGCGACCCACAGATCCCAACAACCAGAATCAAATTCCTTAGCATCACACAGCCACTTACCCTCTGGTCCATCGAACCAGAACACACAGCAACTGTTGATCTGTTGCACGGAGCTAGTATCTTGATCTGATTGGACCGCCGCTCAATGCCtaatctccatcatctcctccAACGCTTCCCCTTACGGCGATTCCACTGAGAGATTGGTGCACCAGTTCGCCAAGGCCCTTTCCTTCCGCCTGAATCGGCACCCCTTAAGCCACAATTTATTGATGCTGCCAACAACGGCCACCACCACAGCTGCCTCCATTTCAGTCACCACCGCCGCCCCAACtcctcaccatcaccatcaaaTGAGAACCGGAGGTAGTGGTGGTTTTTGGGTGCACGGCGGcgctggtggtggtggtgctcaagACTTGGACATGGAATTGGAGTTCAACTGGGAGGCGGTGGAATCGTCATATCTCTACCTCAACCAAATCACTCCCTTCATAAGGTTCAGCCACCTCACCGCCAATCAAGCTATCTTAGAAGCTACAGAAGGCCAAGAATGCATCCACATCCTAGATTTCGACACCATGCAAGGATTACAATGGCCTCCATTAATGCAGGCAATCGCCGAGAGGCACCGccgttctttttcttctacttcGACTTCTCCGAGGGAGGAGGAGCCATCGTCAAATCCCAGCACCATGGCGCCCACTCCCACACCCATGATCCAAATCACGGGTACAGACCAGGACTTGAGATCCTCCGAAGAACCGGTGACTGTCTCCAGAAATTTGCCCATTCCATGGGCCTCAGATTTTATTTCTGCCTGCTGCTCATCGAGGGCCCCACATCCTCCTCATATTTCTCCCCGTCATCGTCTTGGGTTGCCGCCATGGCTGCCCACCTCCCCTCCGCCATCCCTCTCATGCCCAATGAGGCCCTCGCTGTCAATTGTGTGCACTGAAACAGGCTTCTCAGGGACAACAATGATAACGATGCCGCTCGTCTTATCCTGCATGCCATCAAAGCCATGAACCCCATCCACCGACGGGTTTGTACCTCATGGTGAATGCTTACCCTTTCTTCGCTGACGTTACCTCAAGTCGCAGgtatgaagagaaagagagaaagagaaaggggaatgaaatggtaaaatggtaaagaggggtattttgggataatgaaattTGGTAATTTATCAGTGTTTTACCCATAAAGGCAAAACCGCCATTTCATATCATTCCTTAACAATCactgatggtagggggtctaaggataatttggtgaaatagagggggtggtcttataattatggcattctcCAATGGGTGGTGCGGTAAATCTCCCTAAAATTATTCCAGAAGATTATTAACATCAAGAACATGCTGGACAAATGGAGGAAATGCAATGTGACAACCATCGACAAGAACATGGTAGAGTTAGAATTGCGACAAAAACTATCAGAACAAACTTTAATGACACAATGTGAAACGTTAGAAGATTTGTGAAGAGTAAAACTACGTTATCAGAAATCAGCTTAAATTTAAATTAGGAAGAGCAACACTAAAGCTACTTAATTCATCAATGGAAAAGTTCAAAGggaatattccaaaaaaattcggagagggtcaagaatttgagacacaCATAACAGAGCTCTATATGGGCACCAAGCTTCTCCACAATCATTGTCAAAATTCTAATCTAGAACCT
It includes:
- the LOC122080118 gene encoding pentatricopeptide repeat-containing protein At4g18520, chloroplastic-like isoform X1, with amino-acid sequence MVFASANSNHCCLVRGSSCLINSCVSLSFGRTSSCAGRIQGPNLLCEPLKLQQFFLTAVISDTSAVLDGCTRDSLSVCDPSDHADTRENCTKLSGESADRKDAPECFDDDIMNMVCDKLIEVFIVEKPTPTDWRRLIAFSKEWSNIWPHFYRRCQERADDESDLAMKHKLLWLRRKLKEVKDILYRLCMTTRGNLQRLMLQEIRILKYLLTIKDPKEQLFFLKEAKSHSYSGKDSIFSTQSWIFPCSSNSRENPNADLFDSLFIDPAVLGYWLQLCHTVKEVRTVHGIVAKYLKSSVTFVDNNLITAYARFGKLLEARKVFDRMLERNVVSWTAILSGYLRNGLDDEVLFLFSELIKNGVKANSKTYVCILNLCRRRSDFELGTQIHACILKGNWNNLIVDSAIVYYYAQCGDLSGAFRAFDRMLERDVVCWTAMITACAQQGRAKEAFKLFSKMQDGGLIPNEFTVCAVLKACGEVRELKFGRQLHGTIVKNMFKDDVYIGTSLMGMYAKCGEILDSRRVFDKMRKRNTVTWTSMISGYALNGYGKEAISLFCLMKRRHIIANNLTVISILRACGSISSLSTGKEVHAQVLRNSMHGNIYIGSTLVWFYCRCGEYFYASKVLQSMTVRDVVSWTAIISGCARLGHGLEALEFFKNMLWEGVEPNPFTYSSALKACARLEAILQGKWIHSSVNKTHALSNVFVGSALIDMYSKCRSISEATKVFYNMPDRNLVSWRAMILGYARNGLGVEALKLMHRMQAEGLLVDDYVIAIVLSACGDVKWNKEGLSQCCLQSNLSYSLPEDKL
- the LOC122080118 gene encoding pentatricopeptide repeat-containing protein At4g18520, chloroplastic-like isoform X3, whose protein sequence is MPGPNLLCEPLKLQQFFLTAVISDTSAVLDGCTRDSLSVCDPSDHADTRENCTKLSGESADRKDAPECFDDDIMNMVCDKLIEVFIVEKPTPTDWRRLIAFSKEWSNIWPHFYRRCQERADDESDLAMKHKLLWLRRKLKEVKDILYRLCMTTRGNLQRLMLQEIRILKYLLTIKDPKEQLFFLKEAKSHSYSGKDSIFSTQSWIFPCSSNSRENPNADLFDSLFIDPAVLGYWLQLCHTVKEVRTVHGIVAKYLKSSVTFVDNNLITAYARFGKLLEARKVFDRMLERNVVSWTAILSGYLRNGLDDEVLFLFSELIKNGVKANSKTYVCILNLCRRRSDFELGTQIHACILKGNWNNLIVDSAIVYYYAQCGDLSGAFRAFDRMLERDVVCWTAMITACAQQGRAKEAFKLFSKMQDGGLIPNEFTVCAVLKACGEVRELKFGRQLHGTIVKNMFKDDVYIGTSLMGMYAKCGEILDSRRVFDKMRKRNTVTWTSMISGYALNGYGKEAISLFCLMKRRHIIANNLTVISILRACGSISSLSTGKEVHAQVLRNSMHGNIYIGSTLVWFYCRCGEYFYASKVLQSMTVRDVVSWTAIISGCARLGHGLEALEFFKNMLWEGVEPNPFTYSSALKACARLEAILQGKWIHSSVNKTHALSNVFVGSALIDMYSKCRSISEATKVFYNMPDRNLVSWRAMILGYARNGLGVEALKLMHRMQAEGLLVDDYVIAIVLSACGDVKWNKEGLSQCCLQSNLSYSLPEDKL
- the LOC122080118 gene encoding pentatricopeptide repeat-containing protein At4g18520, chloroplastic-like isoform X2, which translates into the protein MVTQTIWKPSHLLSSQFRPHLTSSCAGRIQGPNLLCEPLKLQQFFLTAVISDTSAVLDGCTRDSLSVCDPSDHADTRENCTKLSGESADRKDAPECFDDDIMNMVCDKLIEVFIVEKPTPTDWRRLIAFSKEWSNIWPHFYRRCQERADDESDLAMKHKLLWLRRKLKEVKDILYRLCMTTRGNLQRLMLQEIRILKYLLTIKDPKEQLFFLKEAKSHSYSGKDSIFSTQSWIFPCSSNSRENPNADLFDSLFIDPAVLGYWLQLCHTVKEVRTVHGIVAKYLKSSVTFVDNNLITAYARFGKLLEARKVFDRMLERNVVSWTAILSGYLRNGLDDEVLFLFSELIKNGVKANSKTYVCILNLCRRRSDFELGTQIHACILKGNWNNLIVDSAIVYYYAQCGDLSGAFRAFDRMLERDVVCWTAMITACAQQGRAKEAFKLFSKMQDGGLIPNEFTVCAVLKACGEVRELKFGRQLHGTIVKNMFKDDVYIGTSLMGMYAKCGEILDSRRVFDKMRKRNTVTWTSMISGYALNGYGKEAISLFCLMKRRHIIANNLTVISILRACGSISSLSTGKEVHAQVLRNSMHGNIYIGSTLVWFYCRCGEYFYASKVLQSMTVRDVVSWTAIISGCARLGHGLEALEFFKNMLWEGVEPNPFTYSSALKACARLEAILQGKWIHSSVNKTHALSNVFVGSALIDMYSKCRSISEATKVFYNMPDRNLVSWRAMILGYARNGLGVEALKLMHRMQAEGLLVDDYVIAIVLSACGDVKWNKEGLSQCCLQSNLSYSLPEDKL
- the LOC122080118 gene encoding pentatricopeptide repeat-containing protein At4g18520, chloroplastic-like isoform X4, with product MVFASANSNHCCLVRGSSCLINSCVSLSFGRTSSCAGRIQGPNLLCEPLKLQQFFLTAVISDTSAVLDGCTRDSLSVCDPSDHADTRENCTKLSGESADRKDAPECFDDDIMNMVCDKLIEVFIVEKPTPTDWRRLIAFSKEWSNIWPHFYRRCQERADDESDLAMKHKLLWLRRKLKEVKDILYRLCMTTRGNLQRLMLQEIRILKYLLTIKDPKEQLFFLKEAKSHSYSGKDSIFSTQSWIFPCSSNSRENPNADLFDSLFIDPAVLGYWLQLCHTVKEVRTVHGIVAKYLKSSVTFVDNNLITAYARFGKLLEARKVFDRMLERNVVSWTAILSGYLRNGLDDEVLFLFSELIKNGVKANSKTYVCILNLCRRRSDFELGTQIHACILKGNWNNLIVDSAIVYYYAQCGDLSGAFRAFDRMLERDVVCWTAMITACAQQGRAKEAFKLFSKMQDGGLIPNEFTVCAVLKACGEVRELKFGRQLHGTIVKNMFKDDVYIGTSLMGMYAKCGEILDSRRVFDKMRKRNTVTWTSMISGYALNGYGKEAISLFCLMKRRHIIANNLTVISILRACGSISSLSTGKEVHAQVLRNSMHGNIYIGSTLVWFYCRCGEYFYASKVLQSMTVRDVVSWTAIISGCARLGHGLEALEFFKNMLWEGLFQRLPKFFITCLIGIWFPGGQ